One stretch of Streptomyces sp. 135 DNA includes these proteins:
- a CDS encoding response regulator transcription factor: MTTTTPQARTELLRADGSPVRVLVVDDEASLTELMSMALRYEGWQIRSAGDGAGAVRVARAFRPDAVVLDMMLPDMDGLSLLGRLRRELPDVPVLFLTAKDAVEDRIAGLTAGGDDYVTKPFSLEEVVARLRGLIRRAGAADKRSESTLVVGDLTLDEDSHEVTRGGDSIHLTATEFELLRYLMRNPRRVLSKAQILDRVWNYDFGGQANVVELYISYLRRKIDAGREPMIHTRRGAGYLIKPAATPAAAPAAAPTPAPAATPS, translated from the coding sequence ATGACCACGACCACGCCTCAGGCGCGTACCGAACTGCTCAGGGCGGACGGGAGCCCCGTCCGTGTACTCGTGGTGGACGACGAGGCGTCGCTCACCGAGCTGATGTCCATGGCCCTGCGGTACGAGGGCTGGCAGATCCGCAGCGCGGGCGACGGCGCGGGCGCGGTGCGGGTGGCGCGCGCGTTCCGGCCCGACGCCGTGGTGCTCGACATGATGCTGCCCGACATGGACGGTCTCTCCCTGCTCGGCAGGCTGCGCCGGGAGCTGCCGGACGTGCCCGTGCTGTTCCTGACCGCGAAGGACGCGGTGGAGGACCGCATCGCCGGGCTCACGGCCGGCGGCGACGACTACGTGACCAAGCCCTTCAGCCTGGAGGAAGTGGTGGCGCGGCTGCGCGGCCTCATCCGGCGGGCCGGGGCCGCGGACAAGCGCAGTGAGTCCACCCTGGTGGTGGGGGATCTGACCCTCGACGAGGACAGCCACGAGGTGACGCGCGGCGGGGACTCCATCCATCTGACCGCCACCGAGTTCGAACTCCTTCGCTACCTCATGCGCAATCCGCGGCGCGTGCTCAGCAAGGCGCAGATCCTCGACCGGGTGTGGAACTACGACTTCGGGGGCCAGGCCAACGTCGTCGAGCTCTACATCTCGTATCTGCGCAGGAAGATCGACGCCGGACGGGAGCCGATGATCCACACGCGGCGCGGGGCCGGGTATCTGATCAAGCCAGCCGCAACACCCGCCGCAGCGCCAGCCGCAGCACCCACCCCAGCACCCGCCGCCACGCCTTCCTGA
- a CDS encoding SSI family serine proteinase inhibitor, translating to MLRRLVLTAAASAAALSVLPLLPVTAHAAPSYPSAPGPTDRLTITVSDSGGDGEGTYVLKCHPTGGTHPAAAKACARLDEVTVYGTDPFAPVPSDRMCTMQYGGPATARITGTWQGRPVDATYNRGNGCEISRWDRMAPVLPHTS from the coding sequence ATGCTGCGCCGCCTCGTCCTCACCGCCGCCGCCTCCGCCGCCGCGCTGTCCGTCCTCCCCCTCCTCCCCGTCACCGCACACGCCGCCCCGTCCTATCCCTCTGCCCCCGGCCCGACCGACCGGCTGACCATCACCGTCTCCGACTCGGGAGGCGACGGCGAGGGAACGTACGTACTGAAATGCCACCCCACCGGCGGCACCCACCCGGCCGCCGCCAAGGCGTGCGCGCGGCTGGACGAGGTCACCGTCTATGGGACCGACCCGTTCGCGCCCGTACCGTCCGACAGGATGTGCACGATGCAGTACGGCGGCCCCGCCACCGCGCGCATCACGGGAACCTGGCAGGGCCGGCCGGTGGACGCGACGTACAACCGCGGCAACGGCTGCGAGATCTCCCGCTGGGACCGCATGGCGCCGGTGCTCCCCCACACCTCGTGA
- a CDS encoding long-chain fatty acid--CoA ligase, whose translation MLSTMQDVPLTVTRILRHGSTVHGTSQVITWTGEGSPQRRSYREVGERAAQLAHALREDLGVTDDERVATFMWNNAEHVEAYYAVPCMGAILHTLNLRLPAEQLTWIVNHAADRVIIVNGSLLGLLAPLLPQMTTVEHIVVSGPGDRSLLAGTHVRVHEYEELLAGKPTAYEWPELDERAAAAMCYTSGTTGDPKGVVYSHRSIYLHSMQVNMTQSMGLTDADTSLVVVPQFHVNAWGLPHATLMTGVNMLMPDRFLQPAPLAEMIETERPTHAAAVPTIWQGLLAELTAKPRDVSSLGQVTIGGSACPPSLMEAFDRLGMRVCHAWGMTETSPLGTVARPPAHAIGTEEEFGYRLTQGRFPASVEARLVGPGGEHLPWDGESAGELEVRGPWIAGAYYGGAGGDVLRPEDKFSEDGWLKTGDVGVISSDGFLTLTDRAKDVIKSGGEWISSVELENALMAHPDVAEAAVVAVPDEKWGERPLAAVVLRENASADYQALRAFLAESIAKWQLPERWAIIPAVPKTSVGKFDKKVLRRQYADGELDVTRL comes from the coding sequence GTGCTGAGCACGATGCAGGACGTACCGCTGACCGTCACCCGCATCCTCCGGCACGGGTCGACCGTGCACGGGACGTCGCAGGTCATCACCTGGACCGGGGAGGGCTCCCCGCAGCGCCGCAGCTACCGCGAGGTCGGCGAGCGCGCGGCCCAGCTCGCCCACGCGTTGCGCGAGGACCTCGGGGTCACGGACGACGAGCGCGTCGCCACGTTCATGTGGAACAACGCCGAGCACGTAGAGGCGTACTACGCGGTTCCGTGCATGGGCGCCATCCTCCACACCCTCAATCTGCGGCTGCCCGCCGAGCAGCTGACGTGGATCGTGAACCACGCCGCCGACCGCGTCATCATCGTCAACGGCTCCCTCCTCGGCCTGCTCGCACCGCTGCTCCCGCAGATGACGACCGTCGAGCACATCGTGGTCTCGGGGCCCGGCGACCGCTCGCTCCTGGCGGGAACCCACGTGCGGGTGCACGAGTACGAGGAGCTGCTCGCCGGCAAGCCCACCGCCTACGAGTGGCCCGAGCTGGACGAGCGTGCCGCCGCCGCCATGTGTTACACCTCCGGCACCACCGGCGATCCCAAGGGCGTCGTCTACTCCCACCGCTCCATCTACTTGCACTCCATGCAGGTCAACATGACCCAGTCGATGGGCCTGACCGATGCGGACACCAGCTTGGTGGTCGTCCCGCAGTTTCACGTCAACGCCTGGGGGCTGCCGCACGCCACCCTGATGACCGGCGTGAACATGCTGATGCCGGACCGCTTCCTCCAGCCCGCACCGCTCGCCGAGATGATCGAGACGGAGCGGCCCACTCACGCGGCTGCCGTCCCCACCATCTGGCAGGGGCTGCTGGCCGAGCTGACCGCGAAGCCGCGGGACGTCAGCTCGCTCGGGCAGGTGACCATCGGCGGCTCGGCCTGCCCGCCGTCCCTGATGGAGGCGTTCGACCGCCTCGGCATGCGGGTCTGCCACGCCTGGGGCATGACCGAGACGTCCCCGCTGGGCACGGTCGCCCGCCCGCCCGCCCACGCGATCGGCACCGAGGAGGAGTTCGGCTACCGGCTCACCCAGGGCCGTTTTCCCGCGTCGGTCGAGGCCCGCCTGGTCGGCCCCGGCGGCGAACACCTGCCCTGGGACGGCGAGTCGGCCGGTGAGCTGGAGGTGCGCGGCCCCTGGATCGCGGGCGCCTACTACGGCGGCGCGGGCGGCGACGTCCTCAGGCCCGAGGACAAGTTCAGCGAGGACGGCTGGCTGAAGACCGGCGATGTCGGTGTGATCAGCTCCGACGGCTTCCTGACCCTCACCGACCGGGCGAAGGACGTCATCAAGTCGGGCGGCGAGTGGATCTCTTCGGTCGAGCTGGAGAACGCCCTGATGGCGCACCCGGACGTCGCCGAGGCCGCGGTGGTGGCCGTGCCCGACGAGAAGTGGGGCGAACGGCCGCTCGCCGCAGTCGTGTTGAGGGAGAACGCGAGCGCCGACTACCAGGCCCTGCGCGCCTTCCTCGCCGAGAGCATCGCCAAGTGGCAGCTCCCCGAGCGCTGGGCGATCATCCCCGCCGTCCCGAAGACCTCCGTCGGCAAGTTCGACAAGAAGGTCCTGCGCAGGCAGTACGCCGACGGGGAACTTGACGTCACCCGGCTCTGA
- a CDS encoding SigE family RNA polymerase sigma factor: protein MTASMVSVCTSASKAATRGTGPTRAAGPFAYPSFASYVRARQPVLLRTARSLTANPSDAEDLLQTALTKTYVAWDRIEDHRALDGYVRRALLNTRTSQWRKRKVDEFACDELPEPDVLPTGDPAEQQVLRDAMWRAIMKLPDRQRAMVVLRYYEDLSEAQTAEVLGVSIGTVKSAVSRALGKLRDDPELTPVR from the coding sequence ATGACCGCATCCATGGTGTCCGTGTGCACCAGCGCATCGAAGGCCGCGACGCGGGGCACGGGTCCGACGCGGGCCGCCGGGCCCTTCGCGTACCCGTCGTTCGCGTCCTATGTGCGGGCCCGCCAGCCCGTACTGCTGCGTACCGCCCGCTCGCTGACCGCGAATCCGAGCGATGCCGAGGACCTGCTGCAGACCGCGCTGACCAAGACGTATGTCGCGTGGGACCGGATCGAGGACCATCGCGCGCTCGACGGCTATGTGCGCCGGGCCCTGCTGAACACACGCACGTCGCAGTGGCGCAAGCGCAAGGTCGACGAGTTCGCGTGCGACGAGCTGCCGGAGCCCGACGTGCTGCCGACCGGGGACCCGGCCGAGCAGCAGGTGCTCCGGGACGCGATGTGGCGCGCGATCATGAAGCTGCCGGACCGGCAGCGGGCGATGGTCGTCCTCAGGTACTACGAGGACCTCAGCGAGGCCCAGACCGCCGAGGTGCTCGGGGTCTCGATCGGGACGGTGAAGAGCGCGGTGTCGCGCGCGCTCGGCAAGCTGCGCGACGACCCGGAACTCACCCCGGTCCGCTGA
- a CDS encoding DUF1906 domain-containing protein, whose product MIIGLVLALATLTVDLTASPPGAAATPGRARAAADPAPVEEYMGLPGPGATGSTAWPARLPAGVRTFRGRAFDTCIAPSADTMRRWRSSQYRAVGVYYGGRGRACKNQPHLSRSWARAVSRMGWRLLPVYVGSQSPCVIARNKKGVRIGRDPWSQGKREGRDAVRRAKTVGIQTRSPLYLDMEAYAYRKKACARTTLSFVRAWDREVRRSGYVPGFYSSADSGVRHMELSRRAGVRDLPSVMWFARWRVRPHLYREPSLSRAAWNPARRIHQYAGNVKERHGGRTLVIDRNLMHAPVARVR is encoded by the coding sequence ATGATCATTGGACTTGTCCTCGCGCTGGCGACCCTGACCGTCGACCTGACCGCGTCGCCACCGGGCGCGGCGGCAACCCCGGGCCGGGCCCGGGCAGCAGCGGACCCGGCCCCCGTCGAGGAGTACATGGGGCTCCCCGGGCCCGGTGCCACCGGGTCCACCGCGTGGCCCGCCCGGCTGCCCGCCGGGGTGCGGACCTTCCGTGGGCGGGCGTTCGACACCTGTATCGCCCCGTCCGCGGACACCATGCGGCGCTGGCGGAGTTCGCAGTACCGCGCCGTGGGTGTCTACTACGGAGGCCGCGGCCGGGCCTGCAAGAACCAGCCGCACCTGAGCCGGAGCTGGGCACGCGCGGTGAGCCGGATGGGGTGGCGGCTGCTGCCGGTGTACGTGGGTTCGCAGTCGCCCTGTGTCATCGCGAGGAACAAGAAGGGAGTACGCATCGGACGGGACCCCTGGAGCCAGGGGAAGCGGGAGGGACGTGACGCGGTCCGCAGGGCCAAGACGGTCGGCATCCAGACGCGCAGCCCGCTCTACCTGGACATGGAGGCGTATGCCTACCGGAAGAAGGCGTGTGCCCGCACCACGCTCTCCTTCGTACGGGCCTGGGACCGCGAGGTGCGCAGATCCGGTTACGTACCCGGCTTCTACAGCAGCGCCGACTCCGGTGTGCGGCACATGGAGCTGTCGCGGCGGGCGGGTGTGCGGGACCTGCCGTCGGTGATGTGGTTCGCGCGCTGGCGCGTCCGGCCGCACCTGTACCGCGAGCCCTCGCTGAGCCGAGCCGCCTGGAACCCGGCACGACGCATCCACCAGTACGCGGGGAACGTGAAGGAACGGCACGGGGGACGCACGCTGGTGATCGACCGCAATCTGATGCACGCTCCGGTGGCGCGCGTCCGCTAG
- a CDS encoding lipid-transfer protein yields MSVRTRDDLGGRAAIVGIGATEFSKDSGRSELKLAVEAVRDALDDAGLSAADVDGMVTFTMDTNPEITVAQAAGIGELSFFSRVHYGGGAACATVQQAALAVATGVAEVVVCYRAFNERSGRRFGSGVQQREPSAEGAALGWALPFGLLTPASWVAMAAQRYLHTYGLTPDAFGHVAVTDRKYAATNPAAYFHGKPITLADHAASRWIVEPLRLLDCCQETDGGQAIVVTGVERARDLPHAPAVITAAAQGAGRAQEQMTSFYRDDLSGLPEMSVVARQLWRTSGLAPSDVDVGILYDHFTPFVLMQLEEFGFCAPGEAAGFVAEERLPLNTHGGQLGEAYLHGMNGVAEAVRQIRGTSVNQIPGAAHTLVTAGTGVPTSGLILGSDG; encoded by the coding sequence ATGAGCGTCCGTACGCGCGACGACCTCGGAGGCAGGGCCGCGATCGTCGGCATCGGGGCGACCGAGTTCTCGAAGGACTCCGGACGCAGTGAGCTGAAGCTGGCCGTGGAGGCGGTGCGGGATGCGCTGGACGACGCCGGGCTGTCCGCCGCCGATGTGGACGGCATGGTCACGTTCACCATGGACACCAACCCGGAGATCACCGTCGCCCAGGCGGCCGGGATCGGGGAGCTCTCCTTCTTCTCCCGCGTCCACTACGGCGGCGGTGCGGCATGCGCCACCGTCCAGCAGGCGGCGCTCGCGGTGGCGACCGGGGTGGCCGAAGTCGTCGTGTGCTACCGCGCGTTCAACGAACGCTCGGGGCGGAGATTCGGCTCCGGGGTGCAGCAGCGCGAACCGTCCGCCGAGGGTGCGGCGCTCGGCTGGGCCCTGCCGTTCGGGCTGCTGACCCCCGCGTCCTGGGTGGCGATGGCGGCCCAGCGCTATCTCCACACGTACGGCCTGACCCCGGACGCCTTCGGCCACGTGGCCGTGACGGACCGGAAGTACGCGGCGACGAACCCGGCCGCCTACTTCCACGGCAAGCCGATCACGCTCGCCGATCACGCCGCGTCACGCTGGATCGTCGAACCCCTGCGGCTCCTGGACTGCTGCCAGGAGACGGACGGCGGCCAGGCGATCGTCGTCACCGGCGTGGAGCGGGCCCGCGACCTCCCGCACGCCCCTGCCGTGATCACGGCGGCGGCCCAGGGGGCCGGGCGGGCGCAGGAGCAAATGACCAGCTTCTACCGCGACGATCTCAGCGGGCTGCCCGAGATGAGCGTCGTGGCCCGCCAGCTGTGGCGCACCTCGGGGCTCGCACCCTCCGATGTCGATGTCGGCATCCTCTACGACCACTTCACGCCGTTCGTACTGATGCAGCTGGAGGAGTTCGGGTTCTGCGCGCCGGGCGAGGCCGCAGGGTTCGTCGCCGAGGAGCGGCTGCCGCTGAACACCCACGGCGGGCAGCTCGGAGAGGCGTATCTCCACGGGATGAACGGCGTGGCGGAAGCCGTCCGGCAGATACGCGGCACGTCCGTGAACCAGATACCGGGCGCCGCGCACACCCTGGTCACCGCGGGCACCGGAGTCCCCACATCGGGGCTGATTCTGGGGTCGGACGGATGA
- a CDS encoding MaoC family dehydratase, with product MRAGEELPSLEIPVTRTLIVAGAIASRDYQDVHHDAELAKAKGSPDIFMNILTTNGLVGRYITDHFGPTAVLRKVAIRLGAPNYPGDTMVLRGTVETVGTGPDGETATVRVVGANGIGKHVTGTVTVTLPPGAAA from the coding sequence ATGCGGGCGGGAGAGGAGCTGCCGTCGCTGGAGATTCCGGTCACCCGCACCCTGATCGTCGCCGGGGCCATCGCGTCCCGCGACTACCAGGACGTGCACCATGACGCGGAGCTCGCGAAGGCCAAGGGCTCCCCCGACATCTTCATGAACATCCTGACGACCAACGGCCTGGTCGGCCGCTACATCACGGACCACTTCGGGCCCACGGCGGTCCTGCGCAAGGTGGCGATACGCCTCGGCGCGCCCAACTACCCGGGGGACACGATGGTGCTGCGCGGCACGGTCGAGACGGTCGGCACCGGCCCCGACGGCGAGACGGCCACGGTCAGGGTCGTCGGAGCCAACGGCATCGGCAAGCACGTCACCGGCACGGTGACCGTGACCCTTCCCCCGGGGGCCGCCGCATGA
- a CDS encoding acyl-CoA dehydrogenase family protein, whose product MDFTPTEEQAAARDLAAEIFGDLATPERLAAAGAGSDAELWKALCAAGLPGAVEDVGLLGLVLLLEEQGRTTAQVPFAASCVYGLLAVAAHGSQEQRGRLLPALRQGTAVATGAFPARSAVEAEPDGELGGVLRGVVPWAPWLRDATHVLVAVADRSLWWVPVAGARVEPVELTAPWSAGRLTLDGTPGERIGGAGAYEDVRATARTAFAGLQAGVCAGSLARAVAHTNEREQFGRPLAAKQGVQLRAADAHMDTEAIRVTAYEAAWRRDTGLPYGTHALTAAWWASEAGKRVVHAGQHLHGGMGADLDHPVHRHFLWGRQLDAYLGCGSEVLEELGAVIASGAVEG is encoded by the coding sequence ATGGACTTCACGCCCACGGAGGAGCAGGCCGCCGCGCGGGACCTCGCCGCGGAGATCTTCGGCGACCTGGCCACGCCGGAGCGGCTCGCGGCGGCGGGGGCCGGTTCGGACGCCGAGTTGTGGAAGGCGCTGTGCGCGGCGGGGCTGCCGGGCGCGGTGGAGGACGTCGGGCTGCTCGGCCTCGTTCTGCTGCTCGAGGAACAGGGCCGGACGACGGCACAGGTCCCCTTCGCGGCGAGCTGTGTCTACGGCCTCCTCGCGGTGGCCGCGCACGGCTCGCAGGAGCAGCGGGGCCGGTTGCTGCCCGCCCTGCGCCAGGGCACGGCCGTGGCCACGGGGGCCTTCCCGGCTCGGAGCGCGGTGGAGGCCGAGCCGGACGGGGAACTGGGCGGGGTCCTGAGGGGCGTTGTGCCGTGGGCGCCATGGCTGAGGGATGCCACGCATGTCCTGGTGGCGGTGGCCGACCGCAGCCTGTGGTGGGTGCCGGTGGCGGGCGCGCGCGTGGAGCCGGTCGAGCTGACCGCGCCGTGGTCAGCGGGGCGGCTGACCCTCGACGGGACACCCGGGGAGCGGATCGGCGGGGCCGGCGCGTACGAGGACGTGCGGGCGACCGCGCGGACAGCCTTCGCCGGGCTGCAGGCCGGGGTGTGCGCGGGATCGTTGGCCCGTGCCGTGGCCCATACGAACGAACGCGAGCAGTTCGGCCGCCCGCTCGCCGCCAAGCAGGGCGTCCAACTCCGCGCCGCCGACGCGCACATGGACACCGAGGCGATACGGGTCACGGCGTACGAGGCGGCCTGGCGCCGCGACACGGGCCTGCCGTACGGCACGCACGCGCTGACGGCGGCCTGGTGGGCATCGGAGGCGGGCAAGCGCGTCGTGCACGCGGGCCAGCATCTCCACGGCGGCATGGGCGCCGACCTCGACCATCCCGTGCATCGGCACTTTCTCTGGGGGCGGCAGTTGGACGCGTACTTGGGATGTGGGAGCGAAGTCCTGGAGGAGCTGGGCGCGGTGATCGCGTCGGGGGCGGTGGAAGGGTGA
- a CDS encoding OB-fold domain-containing protein, with product MRGVADGEARGIPYDALKAFEGRAAAESGIGKDPVNAPMIRHWCEAMGDTHPAYAGADPIAPPTMMQAWTMGGLSGHEGRSDAYDELFALLDGAGYTSVVATDCEQEYVRALRPGDEITFDAVIESVSERKTTKLGTGHFVTTRMDISAGGEPAGTHRFRILKYAPARRKPKGRRPRPVINRDNAGFWEGIAAHRLLIQRCVGCAEPRFPWLPGCNACGSPDWDTVEASGEGTVYSYVVMHHPPFPAFDPPYAVGLIELAEGVRIVSNVIGVPYDKVRIGMPVRLAFLRVDEELELPLFRALDDAAGGEG from the coding sequence GTGCGGGGCGTGGCGGACGGCGAGGCGCGGGGCATCCCGTACGACGCGTTGAAGGCGTTCGAGGGCAGGGCCGCGGCGGAGTCCGGCATCGGCAAGGATCCGGTCAACGCACCCATGATCAGGCATTGGTGCGAGGCGATGGGCGACACCCATCCCGCCTACGCGGGCGCGGATCCGATCGCGCCGCCCACGATGATGCAGGCCTGGACGATGGGTGGCCTCTCCGGCCACGAGGGGCGTTCCGACGCGTACGACGAGCTGTTCGCCCTGCTCGACGGCGCGGGGTACACCTCTGTGGTCGCCACCGACTGCGAGCAGGAGTACGTGCGGGCGTTGCGGCCCGGCGACGAGATCACCTTCGACGCGGTGATCGAGTCGGTTTCGGAGCGCAAGACGACCAAGCTCGGCACGGGCCACTTCGTCACCACGCGGATGGACATCAGTGCCGGTGGCGAGCCCGCCGGGACGCACCGCTTCCGCATCCTCAAGTACGCACCGGCGCGGCGAAAGCCGAAGGGCAGGCGCCCCCGCCCGGTGATCAACCGCGACAACGCGGGGTTCTGGGAGGGCATTGCCGCGCACCGCCTGCTGATCCAGCGCTGCGTCGGCTGCGCGGAGCCGCGCTTTCCCTGGCTGCCCGGTTGCAACGCCTGCGGCTCGCCCGACTGGGACACGGTCGAGGCGAGCGGTGAGGGCACGGTCTATTCGTACGTCGTGATGCACCACCCGCCCTTCCCGGCGTTCGATCCGCCCTACGCGGTGGGCCTCATCGAGTTGGCGGAAGGCGTGCGGATCGTCAGCAACGTCATCGGCGTGCCGTACGACAAGGTGCGGATCGGCATGCCGGTGCGGCTCGCGTTCCTGCGGGTGGACGAGGAGCTGGAGCTGCCGTTGTTCCGGGCTCTGGACGACGCGGCGGGGGGCGAGGGCTGA
- a CDS encoding acyl-CoA dehydrogenase family protein, whose product MHLAPTERQRKLRAELRAYFRRLMPEGPPGGADGAGQRELLRRMGADGMLGLGWPVEYGGQGRGADEQFVFFDEAYRAGAPVSMVTLNTVGPTLMKYGSEEQKAFFLPRILAGACVFAIGYSEPSAGTDLASLRTRAVRERAGAGGPGGGGGGGGGGKGEGGGWLIDGQKIFTSNAQNADWIWLACRTDPEAPKHQGISIILVPTDAPGFSWTPIETVGGLTTTATYYDGIRVPAANLVGEENAGWGLITNQLNHERVALAAIGMQAEDFYAAALDLARTPDPMTGERRIDAPWVRSRLAEVHARLAATRLLNWRLVGDVGAGRLAPGDASGVKVMGTESAVEVYRMCQEIAGEAGLVRAGSPGGIGDGELERMNRAAQINTFGGGVSEVQREIVATMRLGMRRGRR is encoded by the coding sequence GTGCATCTCGCCCCCACCGAACGCCAACGGAAACTACGTGCCGAGCTACGCGCCTACTTCCGGCGCCTGATGCCCGAGGGGCCGCCCGGCGGCGCGGACGGGGCGGGGCAGCGCGAACTGCTGCGGCGCATGGGCGCGGACGGCATGCTGGGGCTCGGCTGGCCCGTCGAGTACGGCGGCCAAGGGCGCGGCGCCGACGAGCAGTTCGTCTTCTTCGACGAGGCGTACCGCGCGGGCGCGCCCGTGTCGATGGTGACCCTGAACACCGTCGGCCCGACCCTCATGAAGTACGGCTCCGAGGAGCAGAAGGCCTTCTTCCTGCCGCGGATCCTCGCCGGCGCGTGCGTCTTCGCCATCGGTTACAGCGAGCCGTCGGCCGGCACGGACCTCGCCTCGCTGCGGACCAGGGCGGTGCGGGAGCGGGCCGGGGCCGGCGGGCCGGGGGGCGGTGGCGGTGGCGGTGGCGGGGGTAAGGGTGAGGGCGGTGGCTGGCTGATCGACGGGCAGAAGATCTTCACCTCGAACGCGCAGAACGCCGACTGGATCTGGCTGGCCTGCCGCACCGACCCCGAGGCGCCCAAGCACCAGGGCATCTCGATCATCCTCGTACCGACCGACGCCCCCGGTTTCTCCTGGACACCGATCGAGACCGTCGGCGGCCTGACGACGACGGCGACCTATTACGACGGGATCCGCGTCCCCGCCGCGAACCTCGTCGGCGAGGAGAACGCCGGCTGGGGCCTCATCACCAACCAGCTCAACCACGAGCGGGTGGCGCTCGCCGCGATCGGCATGCAGGCCGAGGACTTCTACGCGGCGGCGCTGGACCTCGCGCGTACACCCGATCCGATGACGGGTGAGCGGCGGATTGACGCGCCGTGGGTCCGGTCGAGACTGGCCGAGGTGCATGCCCGTCTCGCGGCAACGCGCCTGCTCAACTGGCGTTTGGTGGGCGACGTGGGGGCGGGTCGCCTGGCGCCCGGGGACGCGAGCGGCGTGAAGGTCATGGGAACCGAATCGGCCGTCGAGGTGTACCGAATGTGTCAGGAGATCGCGGGCGAGGCGGGCCTTGTACGGGCCGGTTCGCCGGGCGGGATCGGGGACGGCGAGCTGGAGCGGATGAACAGGGCCGCGCAGATCAACACGTTCGGGGGCGGGGTGAGCGAGGTGCAGCGCGAGATCGTCGCGACGATGCGGCTCGGTATGCGGAGGGGGCGTCGGTGA
- a CDS encoding bifunctional DNA primase/polymerase — MATTDRHVTTLALAHALSAAERGLAVIPLSRTKLPALRSPHHAEAGHSEAGHSEADLSGPRHGTPRPAPPCHGECGRLGHGVYDASTDPRRIRELFAAAPWATGYGIACGLPPHHLIGVDLDTKSGADASAALRELALRHLFTIPETVVVTTPSGGRHIWLSGPPDVVVPNSAGRLAPGIDIRGAGGYLVGPGSRTEHGVYGTVPGTAQLPPAPCPPALLRLLMPPPRAPHATPPRPGPDTAVQQGQGLVQFVLAAHEGQRNTRLFWAACRAYENGIGEALAPQLADAALRVGLTHREAHSTIASAARLTGQA, encoded by the coding sequence ATGGCCACCACCGACCGCCATGTCACCACCCTCGCGCTCGCCCACGCCCTGTCCGCCGCCGAGCGGGGCCTCGCGGTGATCCCGCTCTCCCGCACCAAGCTCCCGGCCCTGCGTTCCCCTCACCACGCCGAGGCCGGTCACTCCGAGGCCGGTCACTCCGAGGCCGATCTCTCCGGGCCCCGCCACGGCACCCCCCGGCCGGCACCGCCCTGCCACGGCGAATGCGGCCGCCTCGGCCACGGCGTGTACGACGCCTCGACCGATCCGCGGCGCATCCGTGAGCTCTTCGCCGCCGCCCCGTGGGCCACCGGATACGGCATCGCCTGCGGGCTGCCTCCGCACCATCTGATCGGCGTCGACCTCGACACCAAGTCCGGCGCGGACGCCTCCGCGGCCCTGCGGGAACTGGCGCTGCGTCACCTGTTCACGATCCCCGAGACCGTCGTCGTGACCACGCCCAGCGGCGGCCGCCACATCTGGCTGTCGGGACCACCCGACGTCGTGGTCCCCAACTCCGCGGGGCGGCTCGCGCCCGGCATCGACATCCGCGGCGCGGGCGGCTACCTCGTCGGCCCCGGCTCCCGTACCGAACACGGTGTCTACGGCACCGTGCCCGGCACTGCCCAACTACCGCCCGCGCCCTGCCCGCCCGCGCTGCTGCGGCTGCTCATGCCTCCACCGCGCGCCCCTCACGCGACGCCCCCACGGCCCGGCCCCGACACGGCCGTACAACAGGGCCAGGGCCTCGTGCAGTTCGTGCTCGCGGCGCACGAGGGGCAGCGCAACACCCGCCTCTTCTGGGCCGCCTGCCGCGCCTACGAGAACGGCATCGGCGAGGCCCTGGCCCCCCAACTCGCGGACGCGGCCCTCCGCGTGGGCCTCACGCACCGCGAGGCCCACTCGACGATCGCCTCGGCGGCACGCCTCACCGGACAGGCGTAA